In bacterium, the following proteins share a genomic window:
- a CDS encoding phosphotransferase, with product MLEARCSILDARCSILDARCSILDPRCSILDPRCSILDARC from the coding sequence ATGCTCGAGGCTCGATGCTCGATCCTCGATGCTCGATGTTCGATCCTCGATGCTCGATGTTCGATACTCGATCCTCGATGTTCGATACTCGATCCTCGATGCTCGATACTCGATGCTCGGTGCTAG